tttctttccctttctcattttcttgtctttgcatgtttacatgtatttctcctTTCTCTATTTGTTAGCCTTTCTTTGTCACTTTCTATCAGTATAAACCTTGTTTGTTGTCATTGTTGCTTCTTATTTTCAAGAACACAGTTAAGATGTGTTCAGACATTAATCAATATTGAGCCCTGCAAGTTACTAAAGGTCTAATCAATACATAAAGTATTGTTTTGTCCTGTGAAGGCCACAATTCTTTGTACACCAGCTGGTTGTAATATTCACACAATGTCCAGTGCAGTCATATCGGGTTATCTGTTAATCATATAAGGCATTAAATATGACATGGTAtacacaatattgaaatctGTATAATCATAGTTGTCCCAAGCATgccagtgtacatgtacatgtagtcaatGTAATGTACACTTGATATAACTTCAACTAAGGACTGTATACAAAATGCCGGaggagcatggacctactacaacaatcatagtaggtccatgctcaaATGAAAGATTCTGAAAGAGATgctgaaatttagcaaaatgaTCCaggatatataggcctacatgtatctcaTTATGTAGAATGATATCATCTTTGTCTTCTGTATTCAAAACCATGCATTCCCTAAGTAAGCATACTTACATGTAAGAAGAGGTATCATTGGCCTGGTGACTACGGGGTtctatttcataatgaattgcAACTATTAAACTGACATTACttgtaatttcaatgaaaaacttgattttgattggctgttgagccctgttaccacAGTAATTGCCACATTGACAAAGTTACAACTTGTAAAGTTCTAATGAAACAGGCCCCCAGGTCACACCTTTATGATACCAGTCAATTAAGAGATCATTGAAGATATAATGACCTTGGTTACCTACCTTGGTAGGCCATGATTGTTGTGGCTCTGGATTGAATACATGTTCCATCGATGTAAGGTCATTTCCACTGTACATAACGAATTGTGTGACCATTCATAGCCGTTTTCATAACTCTTTGCCATGAATTTAGTCTGAGCCAGGTTTCTCTGTGTTTGGTGCGTTCACCTGACTTTGAGAGACTAGTCTCTTTTTACTAGTCGCTCGGTTCCTGATTTACACACCATATGGGACACAGGGCCTTACCCCGTTCCATATTTGCAATACCCTTTTATTTCTTAGAGTGGAGATGTGTCACCTGTCAATCCATCACCTCCACACTGTTATGATCTGTTTTTTCTCTTTGCCTCCAGGGACTGAACGTTTCCTTTTCTACCAAAGATGAGGACATATTTGAGTACATGTCTGAAGACTCCAGCATCAGATACTATGACGAGACACACCAAGGTGTGGAGGAGGAAGATGGGGGTAAAGGCAAGAGGTCACCCCGGAAGGCCAAGGTGGAGAACGGTATGAAGAATGGCACTCTGAACAACAGCCACGCTGGcagtgatgatgaggaggaaacGTCACTGAAGGGCAATGCACCTATCAGATCATCAGGTCAGCATAATTTGTATAAATtcctgaggggggggggggcacttccattgacaagtggataccaggcgtgACCAAAGAAACGcgtaaaaaggatctctttttcaagattgggCATGTTAcctacgtaacgtaataaggatGTCAACGTGTTTACAGTCAAATTTGcaagggtataaaaaagactaaaatgctTTATAAAGGATCACCAACATTACATGATTAGAGTCCGATTTGAGCGGGGTTTGGGCGGTGGGGCAATACTAAACCTAATGTAAATAAAGGAAAAGCCGATGTCCGTGATCACGtctgtgacataacaattaaaatatcgctgtacttgtttagggggttgaTTCAGGGAATATTAAGTCAAGtgtactattttgtttccaatacttgttaagggtagggcttcacacgccaatacttgttaaggggtgcattttcaaaatatggaaaatagttGTTAGGGTGCTTTTTCGAATTCCCATggttgcgcctggtatccactcgtcaatgaaagtcc
Above is a window of Lytechinus pictus isolate F3 Inbred chromosome 15, Lp3.0, whole genome shotgun sequence DNA encoding:
- the LOC129277970 gene encoding uncharacterized protein LOC129277970 yields the protein MSEDSSIRYYDETHQGVEEEDGGKGKRSPRKAKVENGMKNGTLNNSHAGSDDEEETSLKGNAPIRSSGGFQNLAAANLSAMDMLLGRGPRPAEPKEEPKPVPPPEPESEDTSLTPMDGDLFSSAGQGTAALLF